From a region of the Pseudanabaena sp. ABRG5-3 genome:
- a CDS encoding aspartate-semialdehyde dehydrogenase translates to MSRKYNVAILGATGAVGTELLALLEERDFPLGKLKLLASERSAGKSVKFAGEDLTIEAVTESSFDDVDIVLASAGGSISKKWLPIATKAGAVSIDNSSAFRMDPKVPLIVPEVNPEAASEHKGIIANPNCTTILLSVAIYPLHQVQPIQRIVAATYQSASGAGARAMEEVKLQSQAILNGEPAVAEVLPYPLAFNLFPHNSPMTNNSYCEEEMKMVNETRKIFGDHDIRITATCVRVPVLRAHSEAINLEFKQPFSTDKAREILASAPGVQLVEDFSKNYFPMPIEASGKDDVLVGRIRQDISHPNALELWLCGDQIRKGAALNAVQIAELLIAKSLL, encoded by the coding sequence TTGAGTAGGAAATATAACGTTGCCATTCTTGGAGCAACAGGCGCAGTTGGCACAGAACTTCTGGCTTTGCTAGAAGAAAGAGATTTTCCTTTGGGCAAGTTAAAGCTCCTTGCCTCAGAGCGATCGGCTGGTAAGTCGGTTAAGTTTGCAGGTGAAGATTTAACCATTGAAGCTGTTACAGAATCATCCTTTGATGATGTGGATATTGTGCTGGCTTCAGCAGGGGGTAGCATCTCCAAAAAGTGGCTACCGATCGCTACTAAAGCGGGAGCCGTATCCATTGATAACTCCAGCGCATTTCGGATGGATCCCAAGGTTCCTCTGATCGTGCCAGAAGTTAACCCTGAAGCTGCCTCTGAGCATAAAGGGATCATCGCTAATCCTAACTGCACCACGATTTTGTTAAGTGTTGCTATTTATCCTCTGCATCAAGTACAACCCATCCAGCGCATTGTGGCGGCTACTTACCAATCAGCGAGTGGCGCAGGGGCAAGAGCAATGGAAGAGGTGAAATTGCAGTCACAAGCAATTCTCAATGGCGAACCTGCTGTCGCCGAAGTTTTGCCTTATCCTCTCGCCTTTAATTTGTTTCCCCATAATTCGCCGATGACGAATAATTCCTATTGCGAGGAAGAGATGAAAATGGTCAATGAAACTCGCAAGATTTTTGGTGACCATGATATTCGGATCACGGCAACCTGTGTACGGGTTCCCGTATTGCGAGCACATTCTGAAGCGATTAACCTAGAGTTTAAGCAACCATTCAGTACTGATAAAGCTAGAGAAATTCTTGCCTCAGCTCCTGGAGTCCAGTTAGTTGAAGATTTCAGCAAAAATTATTTCCCCATGCCCATTGAGGCAAGTGGTAAAGATGATGTCCTCGTAGGTAGAATTCGCCAAGACATATCTCATCCTAACGCGCTGGAATTGTGGTTATGCGGCGATCAAATCCGTAAAGGT
- a CDS encoding DUF3143 domain-containing protein, translating into MALPSPTTPLYNHPLPALEAWLDEQGCHQDQSNPNVWRVTRSSWQAEIIMDVEDIRVRYIQDAYGGKEIQRAFPYSLSRQDVEDAIFTGP; encoded by the coding sequence ATGGCGCTCCCATCACCAACTACCCCGCTTTACAATCACCCTTTGCCAGCACTCGAAGCATGGTTAGATGAGCAAGGTTGTCATCAGGATCAATCCAATCCCAATGTCTGGCGAGTAACGAGATCGTCATGGCAAGCTGAAATCATCATGGACGTTGAAGATATTAGGGTACGCTATATTCAAGATGCCTATGGGGGCAAAGAAATTCAACGCGCTTTTCCCTATTCCCTTAGTCGACAAGATGTTGAAGATGCAATTTTTACTGGTCCATAA
- a CDS encoding J domain-containing protein, producing MSNSKPPSNKTANGNSELPKPPKLFNTLEKTYYAILGVSPWASEMDIRRAYRDLSKLYHPDTTQLAKDVAIENFRKINEAYATLSNADRRSAYDRLIQFSRFQYTNSNNGVKSQNQSPRNLQTIDDDGLPTERPLSGGELFALLLIGATLVACLVLVILVAWLRGDRLLPEAITPLSIFFVNHHKLFP from the coding sequence ATGTCTAACTCTAAGCCACCATCTAACAAAACCGCAAATGGCAATAGTGAATTGCCGAAGCCACCCAAACTTTTTAACACCCTAGAAAAAACCTACTATGCCATACTAGGTGTCAGTCCTTGGGCGAGTGAAATGGACATTCGCCGCGCCTATCGAGATCTCAGTAAGCTGTATCATCCCGACACGACACAACTAGCTAAAGATGTTGCTATCGAAAATTTTCGTAAAATCAATGAGGCTTACGCAACTCTCAGCAATGCTGATCGCCGTAGTGCCTATGATCGATTAATTCAATTTTCGCGGTTTCAATACACCAACTCCAACAATGGTGTAAAATCTCAAAACCAGTCACCAAGGAATCTTCAGACAATTGATGATGATGGTTTACCTACCGAAAGACCTTTATCTGGTGGTGAACTATTTGCACTCTTGTTAATTGGTGCTACGCTAGTTGCCTGTTTAGTTTTAGTGATCTTAGTTGCTTGGCTACGTGGCGATCGCCTTTTACCTGAAGCCATCACACCTTTATCAATTTTTTTCGTTAACCATCATAAATTATTCCCATAA
- a CDS encoding phosphatidate cytidylyltransferase, with product MPSWTRIISALLVVPLALGAIALGGWAFTAAFALLVVLGQMEYFALVRAKEIVPASKITIFVSLVLLIASQLQAGLADAMIPIAGTFICFYLLFQSRIATIADIAASILGLFYVGYLPSFWIRIRGIGDGAIFQVSDRLQQFDFFNYLRNIEFLSWLRITFPVTNGSVYVLMGFCCIWASDVGAYIFGKIWGRTRLSDISPKKTVEGAIAGLLCCCATAIIWAFSVGWHNWLLSGLILGLLIGTAGLLGDLTESMMKRDAGVKDSGQIMPGHGGILDRADSYMFTAPLVYYFFTLILPIVS from the coding sequence ATGCCTTCTTGGACTCGCATTATTAGTGCTTTATTAGTCGTTCCACTTGCATTAGGCGCGATCGCGCTAGGCGGTTGGGCGTTCACAGCAGCTTTTGCGCTGTTAGTGGTTTTGGGTCAGATGGAATATTTCGCACTAGTAAGAGCTAAAGAGATTGTTCCTGCTAGCAAAATTACGATTTTTGTCAGCTTAGTATTGCTGATCGCATCGCAATTACAGGCTGGGCTAGCGGATGCAATGATCCCGATCGCAGGCACATTTATTTGCTTTTATCTCCTCTTTCAGTCCCGCATTGCCACTATCGCTGATATTGCCGCATCAATTCTTGGTTTATTTTATGTTGGGTACTTACCTAGCTTCTGGATTCGGATCAGGGGAATTGGTGATGGTGCAATATTTCAAGTGAGCGATCGCCTTCAGCAGTTTGATTTTTTTAATTATTTACGCAATATCGAGTTTTTAAGCTGGTTGCGAATTACGTTTCCTGTCACCAATGGCAGTGTTTATGTCCTGATGGGCTTTTGTTGTATTTGGGCTTCAGATGTCGGTGCTTATATCTTTGGCAAGATCTGGGGACGGACTCGCCTCTCTGATATCAGTCCTAAGAAAACCGTCGAAGGCGCGATCGCAGGTTTATTGTGCTGCTGTGCCACTGCGATTATTTGGGCTTTTAGTGTAGGTTGGCACAATTGGTTGTTATCTGGCTTGATTTTAGGGCTACTAATTGGAACCGCAGGTTTATTGGGTGATTTAACTGAATCAATGATGAAACGTGATGCTGGTGTCAAGGATTCTGGACAAATTATGCCCGGACATGGTGGCATTCTTGATCGTGCTGATAGCTATATGTTTACTGCACCCTTGGTGTATTACTTCTTTACGTTGATTTTGCCTATTGTTAGCTAA
- a CDS encoding VIT domain-containing protein, whose amino-acid sequence MKLIQPIYIAIPVAIALAGMVAHRTLAQSNPMSKPLSTPTSMVTSGIIEPVSDRPNNPSVPTQNLKERPVGGLYVQTRDRKQQPFTLTNTDVKGKISGNISRVEVTQTFQNPYDKPLEAIYVFPLPDQAAVDDMETKIGDRVIKGDIKKREEAKEIYERARQEGRTAGLLEQERDNIFTQSLANIKPNEQIKVTIRYTESLKFEKGDYEFVFPMVVGPRYIPGQVIDSKGNTNQVPDASRIKPPVLRPEMRSGNDISVSLQIDAGVPIRNLYSTSHRLDVKNNGEKVELKLANGDNIPNKDLIVRYKVSGDRTAPTVLTTTNDQGGHFATYLIPAIAYRADQIVPKDVVFLMDTSGSQSGDPILKSRELMARFINGLNPNDTFTIIDFSSTTRQLSSYPLPNTPANRQKALNYINQIDANGGTELMNGINVATSFPPPSDGRIRSIVLITDGYIGNDNEVIAAVQKRLKKGNRLYSFGVGSSVNRYLLERVAEMGRGTSRVVRQDEPTQEVAEKFFRQINNPVLTNIQVKWEGEGSAPEIYPSNAPDLFAEQPLVLFGKKGDRVNGKVKITGIAAGGERYEQTLDINFGGENSNLGIAQLWGRARIKDLMNQMFGGEVKSLVDAVTQTALNYRLLSQYTAFVAVSEEVRVNPEGEKVTVQVPVLIPEGVSYDATVDGTPKPSALSSVNAPAPLPVAPSFNTSGRLQGAVIYSGKDQLQPRLRGNANASMEDAKVAKQVPSAQIQVVSITGLTGLDVVTAQQLITQQLSSINVPTGVNGVIILEIPIQNGRLTRFVLDDVASSIKDQNLIESIKRSLQNVVLPTSAQGTMRLTLKVNS is encoded by the coding sequence ATGAAATTAATTCAGCCGATTTATATTGCTATCCCTGTGGCGATCGCCCTTGCGGGAATGGTTGCCCATCGCACATTAGCCCAGTCTAATCCCATGAGTAAACCTCTAAGTACTCCCACATCTATGGTTACTTCAGGAATTATTGAACCAGTCAGCGATCGCCCAAATAATCCCTCAGTGCCTACGCAAAATCTCAAAGAGCGTCCTGTCGGTGGGCTGTATGTACAAACTCGCGATCGCAAGCAGCAACCCTTTACCCTCACCAATACCGATGTTAAGGGCAAGATCTCAGGGAACATCTCGCGAGTAGAAGTTACCCAGACTTTTCAAAATCCCTACGATAAGCCCCTAGAGGCAATCTATGTATTTCCACTTCCTGATCAAGCGGCTGTCGATGATATGGAAACTAAGATCGGCGATCGCGTAATTAAGGGAGATATCAAAAAGCGTGAGGAAGCCAAAGAAATCTATGAACGCGCCCGCCAAGAGGGACGTACCGCAGGTTTACTCGAACAGGAACGTGATAATATTTTCACGCAATCCCTCGCGAATATTAAACCTAATGAACAGATCAAGGTGACGATTCGCTATACCGAGAGCCTGAAGTTTGAGAAGGGGGATTACGAATTTGTGTTCCCGATGGTCGTAGGTCCTCGCTATATCCCCGGACAAGTGATCGATTCTAAGGGCAATACTAATCAAGTCCCAGATGCCTCCAGAATTAAGCCGCCTGTACTCCGTCCTGAAATGCGATCGGGTAATGATATTAGTGTCAGTTTACAAATTGATGCAGGGGTTCCCATTCGTAATCTCTATTCCACTTCCCATCGCCTTGATGTGAAAAACAATGGCGAAAAGGTAGAGCTAAAGCTTGCTAATGGTGACAATATTCCCAACAAGGACTTGATCGTGCGCTACAAAGTTAGTGGCGATCGCACCGCCCCCACAGTTCTCACCACGACTAATGACCAAGGCGGACACTTTGCGACCTATTTGATTCCTGCGATCGCCTATCGTGCCGATCAAATTGTGCCGAAGGATGTTGTCTTTTTGATGGATACATCGGGTTCGCAATCGGGCGATCCGATTCTCAAATCTAGAGAGTTAATGGCTCGCTTTATCAATGGCTTAAATCCCAACGATACCTTCACAATTATTGATTTCTCTAGCACCACCCGCCAGCTTTCTAGTTATCCCTTGCCCAATACACCTGCCAATCGCCAAAAGGCTCTGAACTATATTAATCAGATTGATGCCAATGGCGGTACAGAGTTAATGAATGGTATCAATGTGGCTACCAGCTTTCCACCTCCCAGTGATGGCAGGATTCGCAGTATTGTTTTGATTACGGATGGTTATATTGGTAATGATAATGAAGTCATTGCCGCAGTCCAAAAGAGATTAAAGAAGGGAAATCGCCTCTATAGTTTTGGGGTCGGTAGTTCCGTTAATCGCTATTTGCTAGAGCGAGTTGCGGAAATGGGACGCGGTACATCGCGAGTCGTGCGTCAAGATGAACCCACTCAAGAAGTCGCCGAAAAATTCTTCCGTCAGATTAATAATCCCGTTCTCACCAATATTCAAGTGAAATGGGAAGGCGAAGGCTCCGCCCCAGAAATCTATCCTAGCAATGCTCCCGATTTATTCGCTGAGCAACCCCTAGTTCTCTTTGGCAAAAAAGGCGATCGCGTTAATGGCAAGGTCAAAATCACAGGTATCGCCGCAGGTGGTGAGCGCTACGAGCAAACCCTTGATATTAATTTCGGTGGAGAGAACAGTAATCTGGGAATTGCTCAACTCTGGGGACGCGCCCGCATTAAAGATCTTATGAATCAGATGTTTGGTGGCGAGGTGAAGTCTCTAGTAGATGCGGTTACCCAAACAGCTCTTAATTATCGCTTATTGTCTCAATACACTGCCTTTGTTGCCGTCAGCGAAGAAGTGCGCGTAAATCCTGAAGGCGAAAAAGTGACAGTTCAAGTACCTGTCTTAATTCCTGAAGGTGTAAGCTACGATGCTACTGTTGACGGCACTCCAAAACCATCTGCCCTCTCATCAGTCAATGCTCCCGCACCTTTACCTGTAGCACCATCCTTTAACACTTCTGGAAGGTTACAAGGAGCCGTAATTTACTCAGGTAAAGATCAATTGCAACCTAGACTTAGAGGCAATGCCAACGCTTCTATGGAAGATGCTAAGGTGGCGAAGCAAGTACCTAGTGCCCAAATTCAAGTGGTGAGCATTACAGGCTTAACTGGGCTAGACGTAGTAACGGCTCAACAGTTAATTACACAACAATTAAGCTCCATCAATGTTCCCACTGGTGTCAATGGTGTAATTATTTTAGAAATCCCCATTCAAAATGGACGACTCACTAGATTTGTCTTGGATGATGTGGCTTCAAGCATTAAGGATCAAAACCTGATTGAGTCGATCAAGCGATCGCTACAGAATGTAGTCCTACCAACATCTGCTCAAGGCACAATGCGTCTCACCCTCAAAGTAAATAGCTAA
- a CDS encoding TetR/AcrR family transcriptional regulator, which translates to MSKQTYIPILLKLFRQFGYEGVTLSKISQETGLGKASLYHHFPRGKAEMAETALNYVNNLLETRILEILKREDPPIAKFQAMFASISNFFNEGQSSCLWSVLVMQQSSDDLFHEQIKWAFSLWIEAIAEVLVKAGLSDQKLARERAEDAMISLQGALILAHGLRDTTPFKRVMERLPHQLCQGLE; encoded by the coding sequence ATGTCTAAACAAACCTATATCCCCATTCTTCTAAAACTGTTTCGGCAGTTTGGTTATGAGGGAGTAACACTTTCCAAAATTTCCCAAGAAACGGGCTTGGGTAAAGCGAGTCTCTATCATCATTTCCCTAGAGGTAAAGCAGAAATGGCAGAGACAGCCCTTAATTATGTGAATAATTTACTAGAGACGAGAATTTTGGAGATTTTGAAGCGCGAAGATCCCCCGATCGCCAAATTTCAAGCTATGTTTGCCTCAATTAGCAACTTTTTTAATGAGGGACAAAGCTCCTGCCTCTGGTCAGTTTTGGTAATGCAGCAGTCCAGTGACGATCTTTTTCACGAACAAATTAAATGGGCTTTTAGCCTGTGGATTGAGGCGATCGCCGAAGTATTAGTCAAGGCAGGACTATCAGATCAAAAACTGGCTAGGGAAAGGGCTGAAGATGCGATGATTTCCCTACAAGGAGCTTTGATTTTGGCTCATGGACTGAGGGACACTACACCATTTAAAAGAGTCATGGAACGCTTGCCCCATCAACTTTGCCAAGGTTTAGAGTAA
- a CDS encoding glutathione S-transferase family protein, with translation MIKLYGHEVSGNSYKARLLLSLLNLDYEWIRVDLMKGEHKSPEYLAKNPFGQVPLLIDDETTIADAQAILVYLARKYGGEQWLPNDALPMAQVIRWLSTAAGEVRQGLENARLFYLFGVGTKINIDRATEKSHFILKQLDQHLSTRTWLECDRPTIADVVIYPYISLAKDGKIELDAYTHVLSWMERFQRLAGYVPMLGA, from the coding sequence ATGATTAAGCTCTATGGTCACGAAGTTTCTGGTAATAGCTATAAAGCACGTTTATTGTTGTCATTGCTCAACCTTGATTACGAATGGATTAGGGTCGATCTGATGAAAGGCGAACATAAATCGCCAGAATATTTGGCAAAGAATCCTTTTGGTCAAGTACCTTTATTGATTGATGACGAAACCACAATTGCTGATGCACAGGCGATCTTGGTCTATTTAGCCAGAAAGTATGGCGGCGAACAATGGCTACCCAATGATGCTTTGCCAATGGCACAGGTAATTCGCTGGTTGTCTACTGCTGCGGGAGAAGTCCGTCAGGGATTAGAGAATGCGCGTCTCTTCTATCTATTTGGAGTAGGAACTAAGATTAATATTGATCGCGCCACAGAGAAATCTCATTTCATTCTCAAACAACTTGATCAACATTTGAGTACCCGAACTTGGCTGGAATGCGATCGCCCCACGATTGCGGATGTTGTCATCTATCCCTACATTTCCCTAGCTAAGGATGGCAAAATTGAATTGGATGCTTATACCCATGTTTTGAGTTGGATGGAACGCTTTCAAAGGCTTGCGGGTTATGTTCCCATGCTAGGAGCGTAA
- a CDS encoding pyridoxamine 5'-phosphate oxidase family protein codes for MPRQFGTIAFTPAVKAMQEKMGSRENYERFVSKGTDNNTVTPDIAEFIASMEGFYLGTVTSNGYPYIQFRGGKAGFLKILDERTLGFADFRGNVQYISVGNLSENDKAFLFLMDYRHRRRLKIIGRARIIEDDPVILEQLQDQDYAATVERAIIFEIEGWDWNCPQHIPIRYSQAEVEAMQARISELEKLLAEARQ; via the coding sequence ATGCCCAGACAATTTGGCACGATCGCCTTCACTCCCGCCGTGAAAGCCATGCAAGAGAAAATGGGTTCCCGTGAGAACTACGAGCGCTTTGTAAGTAAAGGAACTGACAATAATACGGTCACTCCTGATATAGCGGAATTTATAGCCAGTATGGAAGGATTTTATTTAGGTACAGTTACATCCAATGGTTATCCCTATATCCAGTTTCGTGGTGGCAAAGCAGGCTTCTTAAAGATTCTTGATGAGAGAACATTAGGATTCGCTGATTTTCGTGGCAATGTCCAATATATTTCTGTGGGCAATCTTTCCGAAAATGATAAAGCATTTTTATTTTTGATGGATTATCGCCATCGTCGCCGCCTGAAAATTATTGGGCGAGCGAGGATTATTGAAGATGATCCCGTAATACTGGAACAATTACAGGATCAAGACTATGCAGCAACGGTAGAAAGAGCGATCATTTTTGAGATTGAAGGTTGGGATTGGAACTGTCCACAACATATTCCTATTCGCTATTCACAAGCAGAAGTAGAAGCTATGCAGGCTAGAATTAGTGAGCTAGAGAAACTTTTGGCGGAGGCTAGACAGTAG
- a CDS encoding TrmH family RNA methyltransferase yields MLTSTRNPLVKQLRSLGESAKARKEQGLFLVEGTHAITEAIATAYPLSIVCCTEKWITTNPDLYNHIEASIDEIERLEIVSEEVLQAIATTKNPDGAIAAALLPSREVAPISTLGLALETIQDPGNIGAIIRSAVAVGIDGMLVSSDSVDLTNPKIIRATAGQWFRCPMQTSTNITDDIRKLQAQGVKALATLANAKKTYWDYDFTQPTLILLGNEGNGLSQELIEVADESISIPQSDRVESLNVAICAALLLYEAKRQRAVSQG; encoded by the coding sequence TTGCTCACAAGCACTAGAAATCCATTAGTCAAACAACTGCGATCGCTAGGAGAGAGCGCTAAGGCTCGAAAAGAACAAGGATTATTTTTAGTAGAAGGAACTCATGCAATAACAGAAGCGATCGCTACAGCATATCCACTATCAATTGTCTGCTGTACTGAAAAATGGATTACGACCAATCCTGATTTATATAATCATATTGAAGCATCTATAGATGAAATCGAAAGATTAGAGATCGTTTCTGAAGAAGTGCTTCAGGCGATCGCTACTACCAAAAATCCTGATGGGGCGATCGCTGCCGCTTTATTACCGTCCCGTGAAGTTGCCCCAATTAGTACCTTAGGTTTGGCACTAGAAACTATTCAAGATCCAGGGAATATCGGGGCAATAATTCGCTCAGCCGTCGCCGTGGGAATTGATGGAATGTTAGTAAGCAGTGATAGTGTTGATTTGACTAATCCCAAAATTATTCGCGCCACCGCAGGACAATGGTTTCGCTGTCCCATGCAGACATCAACAAATATTACCGATGATATTCGGAAACTGCAAGCCCAAGGGGTTAAAGCGCTCGCCACATTAGCCAATGCCAAGAAAACCTATTGGGATTACGATTTCACCCAACCAACTCTAATTTTGCTAGGAAATGAGGGCAATGGTTTATCACAGGAATTAATTGAAGTCGCCGATGAGTCTATATCGATTCCTCAAAGCGATCGGGTTGAGTCATTGAATGTGGCTATTTGCGCGGCATTACTCCTCTATGAAGCAAAACGACAACGTGCCGTCTCCCAAGGGTAA
- a CDS encoding DUF4189 domain-containing protein — MSKNFWNSLAIAAAIVIPTMAVGGLEATAQSYGAIARSPSTQDKGYSWNYRSRSAAENRAISECESISGAGDCEVLIWARNACMSLSESSNGAAGSGWSTDERQAERTARKVCRDYGGKNCYITRTICLPY, encoded by the coding sequence ATGTCTAAAAACTTCTGGAATTCTTTAGCGATCGCGGCAGCCATTGTGATTCCTACAATGGCTGTAGGGGGATTAGAAGCTACAGCTCAAAGCTATGGCGCAATTGCCCGTTCTCCCTCAACTCAGGACAAAGGATATTCTTGGAATTATCGTTCTCGAAGCGCTGCGGAAAACCGAGCTATAAGTGAATGTGAAAGCATATCTGGGGCAGGTGACTGTGAAGTCTTAATCTGGGCAAGAAATGCTTGTATGTCACTATCTGAAAGTAGTAATGGGGCAGCAGGAAGTGGTTGGTCTACCGATGAAAGGCAAGCAGAAAGAACTGCTCGCAAAGTTTGTCGTGACTACGGTGGTAAAAATTGTTATATAACTCGCACAATTTGTTTGCCATACTAG
- a CDS encoding prepilin peptidase: MLFIESLFLQLLAIAIGACIGSFLNVVIYRVPAGLSILHPPSRCPHCLRQLAPRDNIPIIGWFLIRGKCRYCHTPVSWRYPAIEAFTAFLFWCVAAYFGTSQPHLILGFYALFLSWLLALSMIDFDTMTLPNSLTQSGLVLGLVYQGSLAFANSSDRTSFASHLIFGIGGAMLGIWLLDIMRIAGRIFLQKEAMGGGDPKLAAMIGMWLGWQNVLLTILLASAIGTCVGAIALLFSKVGKQQPIPFGPFLAIGGAISLFFGKSILTTYLGWFGLA, from the coding sequence TTGCTATTCATCGAATCTCTTTTTTTACAACTTTTGGCGATCGCGATCGGAGCTTGCATTGGCAGTTTCTTGAACGTGGTGATTTATCGTGTGCCTGCGGGACTATCAATTCTGCATCCACCTTCACGTTGTCCCCATTGTCTGCGCCAACTTGCACCACGCGATAATATTCCGATTATTGGTTGGTTTTTAATCAGAGGTAAATGTCGTTACTGCCATACGCCAGTATCTTGGCGCTACCCTGCGATCGAGGCATTTACAGCATTCTTGTTTTGGTGCGTGGCAGCTTATTTTGGAACTTCGCAACCGCATCTAATTTTAGGATTCTATGCCTTGTTTCTCAGTTGGTTATTGGCATTGTCCATGATCGACTTCGATACGATGACTTTACCAAATTCCTTAACTCAATCAGGGCTGGTACTAGGTTTGGTCTATCAAGGCAGTTTAGCGTTTGCCAATAGTAGCGATCGCACTAGCTTCGCATCCCATTTAATTTTTGGAATTGGTGGTGCTATGCTTGGCATTTGGCTCCTCGACATCATGCGAATCGCTGGCAGAATTTTTCTGCAAAAGGAAGCGATGGGTGGCGGCGATCCGAAACTTGCAGCCATGATTGGTATGTGGTTGGGATGGCAAAATGTTTTGCTCACAATTTTACTTGCCTCAGCGATCGGTACTTGCGTGGGAGCGATCGCTTTACTATTTAGCAAAGTCGGCAAACAACAGCCTATTCCCTTTGGTCCTTTTTTAGCGATCGGCGGCGCAATTTCCCTGTTTTTTGGCAAATCGATTCTGACAACCTATCTTGGATGGTTTGGACTTGCCTAG
- a CDS encoding M23 family metallopeptidase: protein MVMRPFKFTLLIGLSLLSAIAAVIFGVSKADALQVMLKPNPPVLGDTVSVWIATDQKTGVPPTVSVDRKQFPVFPMSANRWRAFIPTTPLDQVGLKQVVVTGDGLKQTLPMQLGDRDFPTQSIWLSGSGSDLEPTDYEWDKVSAFKKLVTPQKFWNGAFLKPNEGEITTGFGVRRYYNGEFANDYYHRGIDYAGGYGSPVIAPAAGYVRLVGKVSQGFRLHGNTVGVDHGQGVESIFLHLSEIYVKEGDFVKAGQTIGAVGATGAATGPHLHWGLYVNGEAINPVAWRYEGVE, encoded by the coding sequence ATGGTTATGCGTCCTTTTAAATTTACTTTACTGATTGGTTTGAGCTTATTGTCGGCGATCGCGGCGGTGATATTTGGTGTATCCAAGGCAGATGCTTTGCAGGTAATGCTGAAACCCAATCCACCTGTACTGGGTGATACGGTATCGGTATGGATTGCCACCGATCAAAAAACGGGCGTGCCACCAACGGTATCAGTCGATCGCAAGCAATTTCCTGTGTTTCCCATGTCAGCCAATCGCTGGCGGGCTTTTATTCCTACAACTCCCCTTGATCAAGTGGGACTCAAGCAGGTTGTAGTCACAGGCGATGGTTTGAAGCAAACTTTGCCGATGCAATTAGGAGATCGCGACTTTCCCACGCAGAGTATTTGGCTGAGTGGATCTGGTAGTGATTTAGAGCCAACGGATTACGAATGGGATAAGGTGTCGGCATTTAAGAAATTAGTGACACCCCAGAAGTTTTGGAATGGGGCATTTTTGAAACCTAATGAAGGCGAAATTACTACAGGCTTTGGGGTGCGCCGCTACTACAATGGCGAATTTGCTAATGACTATTACCATCGCGGCATTGACTATGCGGGTGGCTATGGCTCACCTGTGATTGCACCTGCGGCGGGATATGTGCGCTTAGTAGGAAAAGTATCACAGGGCTTTCGTTTACATGGCAATACCGTTGGAGTCGATCACGGACAAGGTGTAGAAAGTATATTTCTTCATCTCAGCGAAATTTATGTAAAAGAAGGTGATTTTGTCAAGGCAGGTCAAACCATTGGCGCAGTCGGGGCTACGGGTGCGGCAACTGGTCCCCATTTGCATTGGGGACTGTACGTGAATGGGGAAGCGATCAATCCTGTGGCTTGGCGATATGAGGGCGTTGAATAA